A part of Cottoperca gobio chromosome 4, fCotGob3.1, whole genome shotgun sequence genomic DNA contains:
- the bloc1s2 gene encoding biogenesis of lysosome-related organelles complex 1 subunit 2, with protein sequence MVVVAAAGRHVSLSSCDKSPNRNKMAATGDDAAAMDSISRAPAAQLAALNAAASSSSHAEGPDEVAEIPAVAPKKPSTNSDGGVETAEEAVEPAEPDIDELCTDMFEKMAIFLQGELTGTCEDYRLLESMNKLTSLKYMEMKDISINISRNLQDLNNKYASLQPYLDQINQIEEQVSSLEQAAYKLDAYSKKLEARFKKLEKR encoded by the exons ATGGTGGTTGTGGCGGCGGCCGGACGTCACGTGAGCCTCAGCTCATGTGACAAAAGTCCAAACAGGAACAAAATGGCTGCAACTGGCGACGACGCCGCAGCAATGGACAGCATCTCCAGGGCTCCAGCGGCTCAGCTAGCGGCGCTGAACGCGGCTGCAAGCTCCAGCAGTCACGCAGAAGGCCCGGACGAAGTGGCGGAAATCCCGGCAGTTGCTCCCAAAAAGCCCAGCACAAACA GTGATGGTGGTGTtgagacagcagaggaggctGTGGAGCCTGCAGAGCCTGATATCGATGAATTGTGCACTGATATGTTTGAAAAGATGGCCATCTTCCTGCAAGGAGAACTAACTG GAACTTGTGAGGATTACCGTCTGTTGGAGAGCATGAACAAGCTTACCAGTCTGAAGTACATGGAAATGAAGGACATTAGCATCAACATCAGCCGTAACCTGCAGGATCTCAACAACAAAT aTGCTAGCTTGCAGCCCTACCTGGACCAGATCAATCAGATTGAGGAGCAAGTGTCTTCACTTGAACAGGCTGCTTACAAACTGGATGCGTACTCCAAGAAACTAG AGGCCAGATTCAAAAAACTGgagaagagatga